The following are encoded in a window of Stegostoma tigrinum isolate sSteTig4 chromosome 40, sSteTig4.hap1, whole genome shotgun sequence genomic DNA:
- the lgi3 gene encoding leucine-rich repeat LGI family member 3 isoform X1, with the protein MGTARGYISKQWVLAATSLLWIFCLSLSVGAKKGPDNPKCPASCSCTKDSAFCMASKSIPQALAENLISLTFVNAKFRRISEYAFAHLPALQFLLLNSNTFSMIGDDAFNGLSHLQYLFIENNNIQSLSKYTFRGLKSLNHLSLGNNNLRTLPRDIFMDLHVLTHLDLRGNAFHCDCKVKWLIEWLQVTNTSVPPVHCTSPSKYQKVRVNDLPIKDFDCIRTEFSVYQTLPFQAVSVESFVYADDLFVTFAQANNGNCTFFMWDHVEMVFRISENISAHAAVYCKPLVIEGQLYVVLAQLFRGSHIYRWDSYGGTFVKIQDIDTAKTRKPNDIETFILDGEWYFVIVDSSKAGSTTVYKWNKVGFYSHHSLHPWHRDTDAEYIETDNKPKLILASSTQTPVIYQWNKVQRRFTYLTEIPDMLDVHTVKHFQFQKAVYLCLVRFIGDSKLVRWEGQRFAEIQALPSRGSMIAEPFRVAQWQYMVLGSDFSFSHVYLWDVEKRVFGRFEDWSVRAARRFQMVSIDGMHLVLAPSFKGNTIIYKHMVIDTSA; encoded by the exons ATGGGCACAGCTCGGGGGTACATTTCCAAGCAATGGGTGCTGGCAGCGACGTCGCTGCTATGGAtcttctgcctgtctctttcagtGGGAGCGAAGAAGGGGCCCGACAATCCCAAGTGTCCTGCATCCTGCTCCTGCACCAAAGACAGCGCATTTTGCATGGCATCAAAATCCATCCCACAGGCATTGGCTGAGAACCTGATCTCCTT AACTTTTGTGAATGCAAAATTCAGGCGTATTTCTGAATATGCCTTCGCTCACCTCCCAGCACTCCAGTTCCT CTTGTTGAATTCAAACACCTTCAGCATGATTGGAGATGATGCATTCAATGGTTTATCTCATCTCCAGTACCT ATTCATAGAGAACAACAACATCCAATCACTCTCCAAATACACATTCCGAGGCCTCAAGTCTCTCAACCATCT ATCCCTGGGAAACAACAATCTGCGAACTCTTCCCAGAGACATCTTCATGGATCTTCATGTCTTGACACATTT GGATCTCCGTGGGAATGCTTTCCATTGTGACTGTAAAGTGAAATGGCTGATAGAATGGCTACAGGTGACCAACACATCAGTCCCTCCAGTGCACTGCACCAGCCCGAGCAAATATCAGAAAGTCAGGGTCAATGACCTGCCAATCAAGGACTTTGACTGCATCAGGACAG AATTCAGCGTTTATCAAACCCTGCCCTTCCAGGCTGTCTCCGTTGAGTCATTTGTGTATGCTGATGACCTCTTTGTAACATTTGCCCAGgctaataatgggaactgcacttTCTTCATGTGGGACCATGTTGAAATGGTCTTCAGGATATCGGAGAATATATCTG CTCACGCCGCTGTGTACTGTAAGCCACTGGTGATCGAGGGGCAGCTGTATGTTGTCTTGGCGCAGTTGTTCCGAGGATCCCACATCTACCGGTGGGACAGCTATGGGGGCACGTTTGTCAAGATCCAGGATATCGACACCGCCAAGACCCGCAAGCCCAACGACATTGAGACCTTCATTCTCGACGGGGAGTGGTACTTTGTGATCGTGGACAGTTCGAAGGCCGGCTCCACCACTGTTTACAAGTGGAACAAAGTGGGGTTTTACTCTCACCACTCCCTGCACCCCTGGCATCGGGACACAGACGCCGAGTACATCGAGACGGACAACAAGCCCAAGCTGATCCTGGCCAGCAGCACTCAAACACCGGTCATCTACCAGTGGAACAAGGTGCAGCGGCGGTTCACCTACCTCACCGAAATCCCCGACATGTTGGACGTGCACACCGTGAAACATTTCCAGTTCCAGAAGGCCGTGTACCTCTGCCTGGTCCGGTTCATCGGTGACTCCAAGCTGGTGAGGTGGGAGGGCCAGCGCTTCGCCGAGATCCAGGCCCTGCCCTCGAGGGGCTCGATGATTGCCGAGCCCTTCCGCGTGGCACAATGGCAGTACATGGTGCTGGGAAGcgatttctctttctctcatgtTTATCTCTGGGATGTCGAGAAGCGGGTCTTTGGCCGCTTCGAGGACTGGAGCGTGCGTGCGGCCCGGCGTTTTCAGATGGTGTCCATCGACGGCATGCACTTGGTGCTGGCTCCCAGCTTCAAAGGGAACACTATCATATACAAGCACATGGTGATCGACACCAGTGCTTAG
- the lgi3 gene encoding leucine-rich repeat LGI family member 3 isoform X2: MGTARGYISKQWVLAATSLLWIFCLSLSVGAKKGPDNPKCPASCSCTKDSAFCMASKSIPQALAENLISFLLNSNTFSMIGDDAFNGLSHLQYLFIENNNIQSLSKYTFRGLKSLNHLSLGNNNLRTLPRDIFMDLHVLTHLDLRGNAFHCDCKVKWLIEWLQVTNTSVPPVHCTSPSKYQKVRVNDLPIKDFDCIRTEFSVYQTLPFQAVSVESFVYADDLFVTFAQANNGNCTFFMWDHVEMVFRISENISAHAAVYCKPLVIEGQLYVVLAQLFRGSHIYRWDSYGGTFVKIQDIDTAKTRKPNDIETFILDGEWYFVIVDSSKAGSTTVYKWNKVGFYSHHSLHPWHRDTDAEYIETDNKPKLILASSTQTPVIYQWNKVQRRFTYLTEIPDMLDVHTVKHFQFQKAVYLCLVRFIGDSKLVRWEGQRFAEIQALPSRGSMIAEPFRVAQWQYMVLGSDFSFSHVYLWDVEKRVFGRFEDWSVRAARRFQMVSIDGMHLVLAPSFKGNTIIYKHMVIDTSA, from the exons ATGGGCACAGCTCGGGGGTACATTTCCAAGCAATGGGTGCTGGCAGCGACGTCGCTGCTATGGAtcttctgcctgtctctttcagtGGGAGCGAAGAAGGGGCCCGACAATCCCAAGTGTCCTGCATCCTGCTCCTGCACCAAAGACAGCGCATTTTGCATGGCATCAAAATCCATCCCACAGGCATTGGCTGAGAACCTGATCTCCTT CTTGTTGAATTCAAACACCTTCAGCATGATTGGAGATGATGCATTCAATGGTTTATCTCATCTCCAGTACCT ATTCATAGAGAACAACAACATCCAATCACTCTCCAAATACACATTCCGAGGCCTCAAGTCTCTCAACCATCT ATCCCTGGGAAACAACAATCTGCGAACTCTTCCCAGAGACATCTTCATGGATCTTCATGTCTTGACACATTT GGATCTCCGTGGGAATGCTTTCCATTGTGACTGTAAAGTGAAATGGCTGATAGAATGGCTACAGGTGACCAACACATCAGTCCCTCCAGTGCACTGCACCAGCCCGAGCAAATATCAGAAAGTCAGGGTCAATGACCTGCCAATCAAGGACTTTGACTGCATCAGGACAG AATTCAGCGTTTATCAAACCCTGCCCTTCCAGGCTGTCTCCGTTGAGTCATTTGTGTATGCTGATGACCTCTTTGTAACATTTGCCCAGgctaataatgggaactgcacttTCTTCATGTGGGACCATGTTGAAATGGTCTTCAGGATATCGGAGAATATATCTG CTCACGCCGCTGTGTACTGTAAGCCACTGGTGATCGAGGGGCAGCTGTATGTTGTCTTGGCGCAGTTGTTCCGAGGATCCCACATCTACCGGTGGGACAGCTATGGGGGCACGTTTGTCAAGATCCAGGATATCGACACCGCCAAGACCCGCAAGCCCAACGACATTGAGACCTTCATTCTCGACGGGGAGTGGTACTTTGTGATCGTGGACAGTTCGAAGGCCGGCTCCACCACTGTTTACAAGTGGAACAAAGTGGGGTTTTACTCTCACCACTCCCTGCACCCCTGGCATCGGGACACAGACGCCGAGTACATCGAGACGGACAACAAGCCCAAGCTGATCCTGGCCAGCAGCACTCAAACACCGGTCATCTACCAGTGGAACAAGGTGCAGCGGCGGTTCACCTACCTCACCGAAATCCCCGACATGTTGGACGTGCACACCGTGAAACATTTCCAGTTCCAGAAGGCCGTGTACCTCTGCCTGGTCCGGTTCATCGGTGACTCCAAGCTGGTGAGGTGGGAGGGCCAGCGCTTCGCCGAGATCCAGGCCCTGCCCTCGAGGGGCTCGATGATTGCCGAGCCCTTCCGCGTGGCACAATGGCAGTACATGGTGCTGGGAAGcgatttctctttctctcatgtTTATCTCTGGGATGTCGAGAAGCGGGTCTTTGGCCGCTTCGAGGACTGGAGCGTGCGTGCGGCCCGGCGTTTTCAGATGGTGTCCATCGACGGCATGCACTTGGTGCTGGCTCCCAGCTTCAAAGGGAACACTATCATATACAAGCACATGGTGATCGACACCAGTGCTTAG
- the lgi3 gene encoding leucine-rich repeat LGI family member 3 isoform X3: MENNLAWPNALGTFVNAKFRRISEYAFAHLPALQFLLLNSNTFSMIGDDAFNGLSHLQYLFIENNNIQSLSKYTFRGLKSLNHLSLGNNNLRTLPRDIFMDLHVLTHLDLRGNAFHCDCKVKWLIEWLQVTNTSVPPVHCTSPSKYQKVRVNDLPIKDFDCIRTEFSVYQTLPFQAVSVESFVYADDLFVTFAQANNGNCTFFMWDHVEMVFRISENISAHAAVYCKPLVIEGQLYVVLAQLFRGSHIYRWDSYGGTFVKIQDIDTAKTRKPNDIETFILDGEWYFVIVDSSKAGSTTVYKWNKVGFYSHHSLHPWHRDTDAEYIETDNKPKLILASSTQTPVIYQWNKVQRRFTYLTEIPDMLDVHTVKHFQFQKAVYLCLVRFIGDSKLVRWEGQRFAEIQALPSRGSMIAEPFRVAQWQYMVLGSDFSFSHVYLWDVEKRVFGRFEDWSVRAARRFQMVSIDGMHLVLAPSFKGNTIIYKHMVIDTSA, from the exons ATGGAGAACAATTTGGCCTGGCCGAATGCTCTCGG AACTTTTGTGAATGCAAAATTCAGGCGTATTTCTGAATATGCCTTCGCTCACCTCCCAGCACTCCAGTTCCT CTTGTTGAATTCAAACACCTTCAGCATGATTGGAGATGATGCATTCAATGGTTTATCTCATCTCCAGTACCT ATTCATAGAGAACAACAACATCCAATCACTCTCCAAATACACATTCCGAGGCCTCAAGTCTCTCAACCATCT ATCCCTGGGAAACAACAATCTGCGAACTCTTCCCAGAGACATCTTCATGGATCTTCATGTCTTGACACATTT GGATCTCCGTGGGAATGCTTTCCATTGTGACTGTAAAGTGAAATGGCTGATAGAATGGCTACAGGTGACCAACACATCAGTCCCTCCAGTGCACTGCACCAGCCCGAGCAAATATCAGAAAGTCAGGGTCAATGACCTGCCAATCAAGGACTTTGACTGCATCAGGACAG AATTCAGCGTTTATCAAACCCTGCCCTTCCAGGCTGTCTCCGTTGAGTCATTTGTGTATGCTGATGACCTCTTTGTAACATTTGCCCAGgctaataatgggaactgcacttTCTTCATGTGGGACCATGTTGAAATGGTCTTCAGGATATCGGAGAATATATCTG CTCACGCCGCTGTGTACTGTAAGCCACTGGTGATCGAGGGGCAGCTGTATGTTGTCTTGGCGCAGTTGTTCCGAGGATCCCACATCTACCGGTGGGACAGCTATGGGGGCACGTTTGTCAAGATCCAGGATATCGACACCGCCAAGACCCGCAAGCCCAACGACATTGAGACCTTCATTCTCGACGGGGAGTGGTACTTTGTGATCGTGGACAGTTCGAAGGCCGGCTCCACCACTGTTTACAAGTGGAACAAAGTGGGGTTTTACTCTCACCACTCCCTGCACCCCTGGCATCGGGACACAGACGCCGAGTACATCGAGACGGACAACAAGCCCAAGCTGATCCTGGCCAGCAGCACTCAAACACCGGTCATCTACCAGTGGAACAAGGTGCAGCGGCGGTTCACCTACCTCACCGAAATCCCCGACATGTTGGACGTGCACACCGTGAAACATTTCCAGTTCCAGAAGGCCGTGTACCTCTGCCTGGTCCGGTTCATCGGTGACTCCAAGCTGGTGAGGTGGGAGGGCCAGCGCTTCGCCGAGATCCAGGCCCTGCCCTCGAGGGGCTCGATGATTGCCGAGCCCTTCCGCGTGGCACAATGGCAGTACATGGTGCTGGGAAGcgatttctctttctctcatgtTTATCTCTGGGATGTCGAGAAGCGGGTCTTTGGCCGCTTCGAGGACTGGAGCGTGCGTGCGGCCCGGCGTTTTCAGATGGTGTCCATCGACGGCATGCACTTGGTGCTGGCTCCCAGCTTCAAAGGGAACACTATCATATACAAGCACATGGTGATCGACACCAGTGCTTAG